The following proteins come from a genomic window of Nocardiopsis sp. YSL2:
- a CDS encoding MarR family winged helix-turn-helix transcriptional regulator → MTPPVDPDDLDTGTLALFVGSAAASSVQERIAADGFTGLRTSHGYLFQHLLGAAPTIRDLAAALEMTQQGASKAVAELEALGYAERRPDPHDARVRRVALTPRGHEAVDAARRARTELEERLRECLGDRGLDTARALLRELLDELGGTEAVRRRRVRPPR, encoded by the coding sequence CCACCAGTGGATCCCGATGACCTCGACACCGGCACCCTCGCCCTCTTCGTCGGATCGGCCGCGGCCTCCAGCGTCCAGGAGCGCATCGCCGCCGACGGCTTCACCGGTCTGCGGACCTCCCACGGCTACCTCTTCCAGCACCTCCTCGGCGCCGCGCCCACCATCCGGGACCTGGCCGCCGCGCTCGAGATGACCCAGCAGGGCGCCTCGAAGGCGGTGGCCGAACTCGAAGCGCTCGGCTACGCCGAACGCCGCCCCGACCCGCACGACGCCCGTGTCCGCCGCGTCGCCCTGACCCCCCGGGGCCACGAGGCCGTCGACGCGGCCCGCCGTGCCCGCACGGAACTGGAGGAACGTCTCCGCGAGTGTCTGGGGGACCGCGGCCTGGACACCGCCCGCGCTCTGCTGCGCGAGCTGCTCGACGAACTCGGCGGCACCGAGGCCGTGCGTCGGCGCCGGGTGCGGCCGCCGCGATGA
- a CDS encoding aminobutyraldehyde dehydrogenase, with translation MPTHAFDTLPSFIDGAPVLPEGDRVLDLVDPVTGEVSGRAGICGGPEVEAAMTAAARAFSTLRREAAPARRQEVLLALADGLAARAEEFADAECRETGKPRASMLEEEIPFCVDTLRFFAGAARHLEGRAAAEYMGGHTSWIRREPVGVCVGVTPWNYPLMMAVWKIGPALAAGNTVVLKPAETTPTTTVMLAELAARVLPAGVLSTVVGDRDTGRLVVEHPAARLVSITGSTRAGVQVARAASADLKRLHLELGGNAPVLVFDDADVAATAAGVVAGGFLNAGQDCTAATRVLVQEGVHDAFVAELARLASEQTTGLPSGQNGDFGPLNNADQFARVTGLLERLPAHAVVQTGGHRVGGRGFFLAPTVVSGLRADDEIVREEVFGPVVTVQRFADEAEAVGLANGVDQGLASSVWTADHARAMRVSAELDFGAVWVNSHGELTSEMPHGGFKHSGYGKDLSAYSLEDYTRVKHVMSSLA, from the coding sequence ATGCCGACGCACGCGTTCGACACCCTGCCGAGCTTCATCGACGGCGCCCCCGTCCTACCCGAGGGGGACCGGGTCCTGGACCTGGTGGACCCGGTCACCGGCGAGGTGAGCGGCCGGGCGGGGATCTGCGGAGGGCCCGAGGTGGAGGCCGCGATGACCGCCGCCGCCCGCGCCTTCTCGACCTTGCGCCGCGAGGCCGCCCCGGCACGGCGCCAGGAGGTGCTGCTGGCCCTGGCCGACGGCCTGGCCGCGCGGGCCGAGGAGTTCGCCGACGCCGAGTGCCGCGAGACCGGCAAGCCGCGCGCGTCGATGCTGGAGGAGGAGATCCCCTTCTGCGTGGACACCCTGCGCTTCTTCGCCGGGGCCGCGCGCCACCTGGAGGGCCGCGCGGCCGCCGAGTACATGGGCGGGCACACCTCGTGGATCCGCCGCGAGCCGGTGGGCGTGTGCGTGGGCGTGACACCGTGGAACTACCCGCTGATGATGGCGGTGTGGAAGATCGGTCCGGCGCTGGCCGCCGGCAACACGGTCGTGCTCAAGCCCGCCGAGACCACGCCGACCACCACGGTCATGCTCGCCGAGCTCGCCGCGCGGGTGCTGCCGGCGGGCGTGCTGTCCACGGTGGTGGGCGACCGCGACACCGGCCGCCTGGTGGTGGAGCACCCGGCCGCGCGCCTGGTGTCGATCACCGGGTCCACCCGGGCAGGTGTGCAGGTGGCGCGGGCGGCGTCGGCCGACCTCAAGCGCCTGCACCTGGAGCTGGGCGGCAACGCGCCGGTGCTGGTGTTCGACGACGCCGACGTGGCGGCGACGGCCGCGGGCGTGGTGGCCGGGGGCTTCCTCAACGCCGGACAGGACTGCACCGCCGCGACGCGGGTGCTGGTGCAGGAGGGCGTGCACGACGCGTTCGTGGCGGAGCTGGCACGCCTGGCCTCGGAGCAGACCACGGGGCTGCCCAGCGGGCAGAACGGCGACTTCGGTCCGCTCAACAACGCCGACCAGTTCGCGCGGGTGACGGGGTTGCTGGAGCGGCTGCCCGCGCACGCGGTCGTGCAGACCGGCGGGCACCGGGTGGGCGGGCGGGGCTTCTTCCTGGCGCCCACGGTCGTGTCGGGTCTGCGCGCCGACGACGAGATCGTGCGCGAGGAGGTCTTCGGACCGGTCGTGACGGTGCAGCGGTTCGCCGACGAGGCGGAGGCCGTGGGCCTGGCCAACGGGGTCGACCAGGGGCTGGCGTCCTCGGTGTGGACGGCCGACCACGCGCGGGCGATGCGCGTCAGCGCGGAGCTGGACTTCGGCGCGGTCTGGGTGAACTCCCACGGGGAGCTGACCTCGGAGATGCCGCACGGCGGGTTCAAGCACTCGGGGTACGGCAAGGACCTGTCCGCCTACAGCCTGGAGGACTACACGCGCGTCAAGCACGTCATGAGCTCGCTGGCCTAG
- a CDS encoding thiamine pyrophosphate-binding protein, with the protein MGAPRNGGDLVTETLTALGARVAFGIPGQHALGLFDALRRSELEFVSARVENNAAFAADGYARRTGCVAPLLVSTGPGALLTLASLQESKASSAPVLVISAQIPRAGLGGARRGFLHELPEQSAGFANVTKSVYTARHASQIPSALAEAWRTAAAAPAGPVLVEIPQDVLLEPTALPPVADVDGSPAPLEPRAELVAEAARLLDGARRPVVLAGGGVGRAGGHGALLDLAEALQAPVATTFGAKDAFPWEHPLSLQSWLEDRHTTDYLAGADVLLVVGSGLGELSSNYHTLAPRGRVVQVEADLGKLESNVSALGVHGDAALTLAALAARVTRRPHDPAVAAEVAGVRAAVAARLDAQDLSAERDVLAAVRAALPDDAPSFWDMTMLAYWAWSAWDPRRGRMFSAQGAGGLGYGLPAALGAAAAGDGPVLAVSGDGGAMYSIAELATARQHDLDVTWLVVDDGGYGILREYMEDAFGQAAHTELARPDFAALAAAFGVPSTLTAPERLREDLAAALAAPGPHVVVLPMVLGLFAPTHTA; encoded by the coding sequence GTGGGCGCCCCGCGCAACGGCGGTGACCTGGTCACCGAGACCCTGACGGCGCTGGGCGCCCGGGTGGCGTTCGGCATCCCGGGCCAGCACGCGCTGGGGCTGTTCGACGCCCTGCGGCGCTCGGAACTGGAGTTCGTCTCCGCCCGGGTGGAGAACAACGCCGCCTTCGCCGCCGACGGCTACGCCCGGCGGACCGGGTGCGTGGCTCCGCTGCTGGTCTCCACCGGACCCGGTGCGCTCCTGACGCTGGCCTCGCTGCAGGAGTCCAAGGCCTCCAGCGCGCCCGTGCTCGTGATCAGCGCCCAGATCCCGCGCGCGGGCCTGGGCGGGGCCCGGCGCGGCTTCCTGCACGAGCTGCCCGAGCAGTCGGCGGGCTTCGCGAACGTCACCAAGTCGGTGTACACGGCGCGGCACGCCTCGCAGATCCCCTCGGCGCTGGCCGAGGCCTGGCGGACCGCCGCCGCTGCCCCGGCCGGCCCGGTGCTGGTGGAGATCCCGCAGGACGTGCTGCTGGAGCCGACCGCGCTGCCGCCCGTGGCGGACGTGGACGGCTCCCCCGCCCCTCTGGAGCCGCGCGCGGAACTGGTCGCCGAGGCGGCCCGGCTGCTGGACGGCGCCCGGCGCCCGGTCGTGCTGGCCGGCGGCGGCGTGGGCCGCGCGGGCGGCCACGGGGCCCTGCTGGATCTGGCCGAGGCCCTGCAGGCGCCGGTGGCGACCACGTTCGGCGCCAAGGACGCCTTCCCGTGGGAGCACCCGCTCTCGCTCCAGTCGTGGCTGGAGGACCGGCACACCACGGACTACCTCGCCGGCGCCGACGTGCTCCTGGTGGTCGGATCGGGGCTGGGCGAGCTGTCCAGCAACTACCACACCCTCGCCCCTCGGGGCCGGGTGGTGCAGGTCGAGGCCGACCTGGGCAAGCTGGAGTCCAACGTCTCGGCGCTGGGCGTGCACGGCGACGCCGCCCTGACCCTGGCCGCGCTGGCCGCGCGGGTCACGCGCCGGCCGCACGACCCGGCCGTGGCCGCGGAGGTGGCCGGGGTCAGGGCCGCGGTGGCCGCCCGCCTGGACGCCCAGGACCTGTCCGCCGAACGGGACGTGCTGGCCGCCGTGCGCGCCGCGCTGCCCGACGACGCGCCGAGCTTCTGGGACATGACGATGCTCGCCTACTGGGCGTGGTCGGCGTGGGATCCGCGCCGGGGCCGGATGTTCTCCGCGCAGGGCGCGGGCGGGCTCGGCTACGGGCTGCCCGCCGCCCTGGGCGCGGCCGCCGCCGGGGACGGGCCGGTCCTGGCCGTGTCCGGCGACGGCGGCGCCATGTACTCGATCGCGGAGCTGGCCACCGCCCGCCAGCACGATCTGGACGTGACGTGGCTGGTCGTCGACGACGGCGGCTACGGCATCCTGCGCGAGTACATGGAGGACGCGTTCGGCCAGGCCGCCCACACGGAGCTGGCGCGCCCGGACTTCGCCGCGCTGGCCGCCGCGTTCGGGGTGCCCTCCACCCTCACCGCACCCGAGCGGCTGCGCGAGGACCTGGCCGCCGCCCTGGCCGCGCCCGGTCCGCACGTGGTCGTCCTGCCCATGGTGCTGGGACTGTTCGCCCCCACCCACACCGCCTGA
- the speB gene encoding agmatinase, whose protein sequence is MNTPIGPTDSSLVPRFAGPATYARLPRIDQVDKADIAVVGVPFDTGVSYRPGARFGPSAIREASRLLRPYHPGLDVSPFASAQVVDGGDIAVNPFSIGDAVETVDQAASEFVRAGTKLVTLGGDHTIALPLLRSLYRQHGPIAMVHFDAHLDTWDTYFGEPYTHGTPFRRAVEEGILDTEAIAHVGTRGPLYGKRDLEDDRRFGFGIVTAADVMRKGVDEISDALRQRVGRRPLYVSVDIDVLDPAHAPGTGTPEAGGLTSRELLEILRGLSTCHLVGADVVEVAPAYDHAQITATAASHVAYDLVSVLALNHGLGD, encoded by the coding sequence ATGAACACACCGATCGGACCCACCGACTCCAGTCTCGTCCCGCGCTTCGCCGGACCGGCGACCTACGCGCGGCTGCCGCGCATCGACCAGGTCGACAAGGCCGACATCGCCGTCGTCGGTGTGCCCTTCGACACCGGTGTGTCCTACCGTCCCGGGGCCCGGTTCGGCCCCTCGGCCATCCGTGAGGCCAGCCGCCTGCTGCGCCCCTACCACCCGGGCCTGGACGTGTCCCCGTTCGCCTCCGCGCAGGTGGTCGACGGCGGCGACATCGCGGTCAACCCGTTCTCCATCGGCGACGCCGTCGAGACCGTCGACCAGGCGGCCTCGGAGTTCGTGCGGGCCGGGACCAAGCTGGTCACCCTGGGCGGCGACCACACGATCGCGCTGCCCCTGCTGCGCTCGCTGTACCGTCAGCACGGCCCCATCGCCATGGTCCACTTCGACGCCCACCTGGACACCTGGGACACCTACTTCGGTGAGCCCTACACGCACGGCACCCCGTTCCGCCGCGCCGTCGAGGAGGGCATCCTCGACACCGAGGCGATCGCGCACGTGGGCACCCGCGGGCCGCTGTACGGCAAGCGCGACCTGGAGGACGACCGGCGCTTCGGCTTCGGCATCGTCACCGCCGCCGACGTCATGCGCAAGGGCGTGGACGAGATCTCCGACGCGCTGCGCCAGCGCGTCGGCCGCCGCCCGCTCTACGTGTCCGTGGACATCGACGTCCTGGACCCCGCCCACGCCCCGGGCACGGGCACCCCGGAGGCGGGCGGACTGACCAGCCGCGAGCTCCTGGAGATCCTGCGCGGGCTGTCGACCTGCCACCTCGTGGGCGCGGACGTGGTGGAGGTCGCCCCGGCCTACGACCACGCGCAGATCACCGCCACCGCCGCCTCGCACGTGGCCTACGACCTCGTGAGTGTGCTGGCCCTCAACCACGGCCTGGGGGACTGA
- a CDS encoding PucR family transcriptional regulator: MADTAFRDDSHSVPLSTVVGRRDLDLATVVAAGDPGIGWAVVSELDDPAVYLRGGELLLTAGVNLPATAAGLRAYVASLVGAGVSAVGFGVTPVLDTVPVGLIEQCHLQGLPLVEVPRPTPFTAVSQAVGEELEERRLRDLRRLGEAHQALARAVSDPDPAGRVLRVLAESLAGWAALSGPDPRRTPTAPADLSDLSGLLDKLSSVRGPRSAKALSGDDEVFLHTVGTPPEDHGVVLVGRPEPLGITDRAVLRTATALLDLLARTAGEAPPVPGRLLTGLLLDGGVTRATAPLLAELTRAGPTAAAPAPGTAGTAPSDRSPEAPGPTGSSSGTAAAPDGSHSACYRVLHACARPGRRTAPAALPLDTPVLDHTGAAGEERLRAVLADRGEDVHRDRLEELRVHGWTGALSAPAPPSGLAEADRQAAALLARARASGTPLLWGTGTDPFDALLDPGGVDDLARRVLGPLAVDTDSARTLRHTLRAWLTRHGNWDRAAADLGTHRNSVRYRISRIERDLGVDLGDAEQRMRLWFALSRWRP, from the coding sequence ATGGCCGACACCGCGTTCCGCGACGACTCCCACTCCGTGCCCCTGAGCACCGTGGTGGGCCGTCGCGACCTCGACCTGGCCACCGTCGTGGCCGCGGGCGACCCGGGCATCGGCTGGGCGGTGGTCAGCGAGCTCGACGACCCGGCCGTCTACCTGCGCGGCGGCGAACTCCTGCTGACCGCCGGCGTCAACCTGCCCGCCACCGCGGCGGGCCTGCGCGCCTACGTGGCGTCCCTGGTCGGCGCCGGAGTGAGCGCCGTCGGCTTCGGCGTCACCCCCGTGCTCGACACCGTTCCCGTCGGCCTGATCGAGCAGTGCCACCTGCAGGGCCTTCCCCTGGTGGAGGTCCCCAGGCCCACGCCGTTCACGGCCGTCAGCCAGGCCGTGGGCGAGGAACTGGAGGAGCGCCGCCTGCGCGACCTGCGCCGCCTGGGCGAGGCCCACCAGGCGCTCGCCCGCGCGGTCTCCGACCCCGACCCCGCGGGGCGCGTGCTGCGCGTCCTGGCCGAGTCCCTCGCCGGCTGGGCCGCCCTCTCCGGACCCGACCCGCGGCGCACCCCGACCGCCCCCGCCGACCTGTCCGACCTGTCCGGCCTGCTCGACAAGCTCTCCTCCGTGCGCGGCCCGCGCAGCGCCAAGGCCCTCTCCGGGGACGACGAGGTCTTCCTCCACACGGTCGGCACGCCGCCCGAGGACCACGGCGTGGTCCTGGTGGGCCGCCCCGAGCCGCTCGGCATCACCGACCGCGCGGTGCTGCGCACCGCCACCGCCCTGCTCGACCTGCTGGCCCGGACCGCCGGCGAGGCCCCGCCCGTCCCCGGCCGCCTGCTCACCGGCCTGCTCCTCGACGGCGGCGTCACCCGCGCCACCGCCCCCCTGCTCGCCGAACTCACCCGCGCCGGCCCCACCGCGGCCGCACCGGCCCCCGGAACCGCCGGGACAGCCCCGTCGGACCGCTCCCCGGAGGCCCCCGGACCCACGGGGTCCTCCTCCGGAACCGCCGCGGCCCCGGACGGCTCCCACAGCGCGTGCTACCGGGTCCTGCACGCCTGTGCGCGCCCGGGACGGCGTACCGCCCCGGCGGCGCTGCCCCTGGACACACCGGTACTGGACCACACGGGCGCGGCGGGGGAGGAGCGCCTGCGGGCGGTGCTCGCCGACCGGGGGGAGGACGTCCACCGGGACCGACTGGAGGAGTTGCGCGTGCACGGCTGGACGGGTGCGCTGAGCGCGCCGGCGCCGCCCTCCGGTCTGGCCGAGGCCGACCGCCAGGCGGCCGCCCTCCTGGCCCGCGCCCGCGCCTCCGGCACGCCGCTGCTGTGGGGCACCGGCACCGACCCCTTCGACGCCCTCCTGGACCCGGGCGGCGTCGACGACCTGGCGCGCCGCGTGCTCGGGCCGCTGGCGGTGGACACCGACTCCGCGCGCACTCTGCGCCACACGCTGCGCGCGTGGCTCACCCGCCACGGAAACTGGGACCGCGCCGCCGCCGACCTGGGCACGCACCGCAACAGCGTCCGCTACAGGATCAGCCGGATCGAACGCGACCTGGGCGTGGACCTGGGCGACGCCGAGCAGCGGATGCGGCTGTGGTTCGCCCTCTCCCGGTGGCGTCCGTGA